A part of Bacillus rossius redtenbacheri isolate Brsri chromosome 1, Brsri_v3, whole genome shotgun sequence genomic DNA contains:
- the LOC134528368 gene encoding transient receptor potential cation channel subfamily V member 4 isoform X2 → MGSFFLPRDQQRPQPSRHTDYEGLAYLGEFPLAWAACCANESVYNLLLDNSADPDARDTFGNMILHMVVVCDKLDMFGYALRHPKVPASNGITNRSGLTPLTLACKLGRAEVFREMLELSAREFWRYSNITCSAYPLNALDTLLPDGRTNWNSALFIILNGTKEEHLDMLDGGIIQRLLEEKWKTFARRQFLKRLAILVLHLLLLSTAIYMRPAEQDEPLLGGREWHDIARYCAEAGTVCGVLSYVLLQQGGEIHNQGLSSFLKQLSHDPAKAIFLVSNLLILVCIPCRLTGDKRSEEAILLFAVPGSWFLFMFFAGAIRLTGPFVTMVYSMITGDMLTFGIIYMVVLFGFSQTFYFLYKGHPGVAASLYHSYPTTWMALFQITLGDYSYSDLSHTTYPNLCKTVFAIFMVFVPILLLNMLIAMMGNTYAHVIEQSEKEWMKQWAKIVVTLERAVNQADAHRYLQEYSISLGPAGDDPSVEQRGVMVIKSKSKTRAKQRKGAVANWKRVGKVTIRELHKRNMTGEQLRRLMWDRASISTPVRVPDSPEPGAEQDAGFGDNLMAALDVMAFTHDIDLSSAAAGALQEDSVPGQASMPAPPAVPAAPPTAAMPPAAGRAAGATARPRAEASAPPPLYPALPPRGEVDDPLRQLVLLSELPHMEQQLAALAGLAAQADSLEAVSPREQHRYCCLSLSEETRLQLAKADALLQPSDSDAFGDGPLLGRGSRSRRARASRRGGDPDRDALLFCHHKELSSSSSSDSGLANPGFAPSPPARAELQPEKTRSQPPHERSDKQPSARDKPRPKTARINRVGPSGEVPLRRGTSAAAVPSVRPPPSPPDPLDAWSTRPIANMNTLLSDEESM, encoded by the exons CTGCTGCGCCAACGAGAGCGTCTACAACCTGCTGCTGGACAACAGCGCTGACCCCGACGCCCGGGACACCTTCGGGAACATGATCCTGCACATGGTGGTGGTCTGCGACAAGCTG GACATGTTCGGGTACGCGCTGCGCCACCCCAAGGTGCCCGCCAGCAACGGCATAACCAACAGGAGCGGGCTGACGCCCCTCACGCTCGCGTGCAAGCTGGGGCGCGCCGAGGTGTTCCGAGAGATGCTGGAGCTGAGCGCTCGCGAGTTCTGGCGCTACAGCAACATCACCTGCTCCGCCTATCCGCTCAACGCACTCGACACCTTGCTGCCCGACGGCCGTACCA ACTGGAACTCGGCGCTGTTCATCATCCTGAACGGAACCAAGGAGGAGCACCTGGACATGCTCGACGGAGGAATCATCCAGAGGCTGCTGGAGGAGAAGTGGAAAACATTTGCACGG AGGCAGTTCCTGAAGAGGCTGGCGATCCTGGTGTTGCACCTGCTGCTGCTCAGCACGGCCATCTACATGCGGCCCGCGGAGCAGGACGAGCCGCTGCTGGGCGGCCGCGAGTGGCACGACATAGCGCGCTACTGCGCCGAGGCCGGCACCGTGTGCGGGGTGCTGTCCTACGTGCTGCTGCAGCAGGGAGGCGAGATCCACAACCAGGGCCTCAGCAGCTTCCTCAAGCAGCTG AGCCACGACCCCGCCAAGGCCATCTTCCTGGTGTCGAACCTGCTGATCCTGGTGTGCATCCCGTGCCGCCTGACGGGCGACAAGCGCTCCGAGGAGGCCATCCTGCTGTTCGCAGTGCCCGGGTCCTGGTTCCTCTTCATGTTCTTCGCCGG GGCCATCCGGCTGACGGGCCCCTTCGTGACGATGGTGTACTCGATGATCACCGGGGACATGCTGACGTTCGGCATCATCTACATGGTGGTGCTGTTCGGCTTCTCGCAGACCTTCTACTTCCTGTACAAGGGCCACCCGGGGGTGGCCGCCTCCCTCTACCACTCCTACCCCACCACCTGGATGGCCCTCTTCCAGATTACGCTCGGCGACTACAGC TACTCGGACCTGAGCCACACGACCTACCCCAACCTGTGCAAGACGGTGTTCGCCATATTCATGGTGTTTGTGCCGATCCTGCTGCTCAACATGCTCATAGCCATGATGGGGAACACGTACGCCCACGTCATAGAGCAGAGCGAGAAGGAGTGGATGAAACAG TGGGCCAAGATCGTGGTGACGCTGGAGCGCGCGGTGAACCAGGCCGACGCACACCGCTACCTGCAGGAGTACAGCATCAGCCTGGGCCCGGCGGGAGACGACCCCAGCGTCGAGCAGCGCGGCGTCATGGTCATCAAGAGCAAGAGCAAGACGCGCGCCAAGCAGAGGAAGGGTGCCGTCGCCAACTGGAAG CGTGTCGGCAAGGTGACGATCCGGGAGCTGCACAAGCGCAACATGACGGGAGAACAGCTGCGCCGCCTCATGTGGGACCGCGCCTCCATCTCGACGCCTGTCCGGGTCCCCGACAG CCCAGAGCCGGGCGCAGAGCAGGACGCTGGCTTCGGAGACAACCTGATGGCAGCGCTGGACGTGATGGCCTTCACCCACGACATCGACCTCTCCTCCGCCGCGGCTGGCGCCCTGCAGGAGGACTCCGTCCCGGGCCAGGCCAGCATGCCCGCGCCTCCGGCCGTCCCTGCCGCGCCGCCCACTGCCGCGATGCCGCCCGCCGCCG GCAGAGCAGCGGGCGCGACGGCTCGGCCGAGGGCGGAGGCGAGCGCCCCGCCGCCCCTGTACCCCGCCCTGCCGCCCCGGGGGGAGGTGGACGACCCCCTGAGGCAGCTGGTGCTGCTGTCGGAGCTGCCGCACATGGAGCAGCAGTTGGCAGCCCTGGCGGGCCTGGCGGCGCAGGCCGACAGCCTGGAGGCGGTCTCGCCCCGCGAGCAGCACCGCTACTGCTGCCTCTCGCTGTCCGAGGAGACGCGGCTGCAGCTGGCCAAGGCCGACGCGCTGCTGCAGCCCAGCGACAGCGACGCCTTCGGAG ATGGGCCGCTGCTGGGGCGGGGCTCGCGCTCTCGCCGGGCCCGGGCCTCCAGGCGGGGCGGCGACCCCGACAGAGATGCTCTGCTCTTCTGCCACCACAAGGAGCTCAGCTCCAGCAGCTCGTCCGACTCCGGGCTGGCCAACCCTGGTTTCGCCCCCTCCCCGCCGGCCCGG GCGGAGTTGCAGCCTGAGAAGACGAGGAGCCAGCCGCCCCACGAACGCAGCGACAAGCAGCCTTCGGCACGCGACAAGCCCCGCCCCAAGACTGCCCGCATCAACAG GGTGGGGCCCAGCGGGGAGGTGCCCCTGAGACGAGGCACGTCCGCGGCCGCTGTCCCGAGCGTGCGCCCCCCGCCCTCTCCCCCGGACCCCTTGGACGCCTGGAGCACCCGCCCCATCGCCAACATGAACACCCTCCTGTCCGACGAAGAGAGCATGTAG